The following are encoded together in the Bacillus cereus group sp. RP43 genome:
- a CDS encoding anaerobic ribonucleoside triphosphate reductase — protein MLKQNVRGEELMKVFETIIHGNEQDLMQENANVDGRSPMGVMGTFASESAKYYAVEKLLSDQVKKAIDQNILYPHDLDFYATGTTTCSQIPLAQMLANGFHTGHGHMRQPQDIKSALALSSIIFQANQNMQHGGQSFALFDIDLAPYVRKTVERHKKRLQSYPLTKEQIEEFAWKETENDTYQACEAFVHNSNSMHSRGGGQVPFISINYGTDTSKEGRLLIKELLKATQAGLGKGETPIFPIQIFKMKKGVNFEECDPNYDLFELALETTAERLFPNFSFLDAPFNAVHYDGRPESEVCYMGCRTRVMSNIHGEETAIGRGNLSFTSINLVKLALISGSKEAFFEALSYYLDLGVKQLLERFAYQCTKRARDFQFLYSQGVWRGGESLQPEDAVAPILKQGTLSLGFIGLAECLVALTGKHHGENEESWKLGYEIISFMRERMDKAMEEHQLNFSVIATPAEGLSGKFVKKDREEFGVISGVTNHNYYTNSFHVPVYYNIQAIDKIRLEGPFHALCNGGHITYIELDGAAVHNQKALKQIVQAMAQYGVGYGSINHPVDRCKCCSYHGIIGNECPSCGNEDENEIERIRRITGYLVGDMSKWNSAKRSEEMDRVKHK, from the coding sequence ATGTTGAAACAAAATGTACGTGGAGAAGAATTAATGAAAGTATTTGAGACAATTATCCACGGTAATGAACAAGATTTAATGCAGGAAAATGCAAATGTAGATGGTCGATCTCCAATGGGAGTAATGGGAACGTTCGCATCTGAGAGCGCAAAGTATTATGCAGTAGAAAAATTATTATCAGATCAAGTGAAAAAAGCGATAGATCAAAATATATTATATCCACATGATTTAGATTTTTATGCAACAGGAACGACGACTTGCTCGCAAATTCCGTTAGCGCAAATGCTAGCTAATGGTTTTCATACTGGACATGGACATATGAGACAACCGCAAGACATTAAAAGTGCGTTGGCGCTTTCTTCAATTATTTTTCAGGCGAATCAAAATATGCAGCACGGTGGTCAATCGTTTGCACTCTTTGATATTGATTTAGCGCCGTATGTGAGAAAAACAGTAGAGAGACATAAAAAACGACTACAGTCATATCCGCTTACGAAAGAACAAATAGAGGAATTTGCATGGAAAGAGACAGAAAATGATACGTATCAGGCGTGTGAGGCTTTCGTTCATAATTCAAATAGTATGCATAGTAGGGGCGGGGGACAAGTACCGTTTATTTCTATTAACTATGGAACAGACACATCGAAAGAGGGAAGGCTTTTAATTAAGGAACTTTTAAAAGCGACGCAAGCTGGACTTGGTAAAGGGGAAACACCGATTTTTCCTATTCAAATTTTCAAAATGAAAAAAGGCGTGAACTTTGAAGAGTGTGATCCGAACTATGATTTATTTGAATTAGCGTTAGAAACGACCGCTGAGCGATTATTCCCTAACTTTTCGTTTTTAGATGCTCCGTTTAATGCTGTGCATTATGATGGTCGACCTGAAAGTGAAGTATGTTATATGGGGTGTCGTACTCGTGTTATGTCTAATATACATGGAGAAGAAACAGCAATTGGAAGAGGGAATTTATCGTTTACTTCTATTAATTTAGTGAAATTAGCGCTAATTAGTGGTTCAAAAGAAGCGTTTTTTGAAGCGCTAAGTTATTACTTAGATTTAGGCGTTAAGCAATTATTAGAGAGATTTGCTTATCAATGTACAAAGAGAGCAAGAGATTTTCAGTTCTTATATTCACAAGGTGTATGGCGTGGTGGAGAGTCGTTACAACCTGAAGATGCTGTGGCACCGATTTTAAAACAAGGGACGTTAAGTCTTGGTTTTATCGGTCTTGCAGAATGTTTAGTAGCGTTAACTGGAAAACATCATGGAGAAAATGAAGAATCGTGGAAGCTTGGATATGAAATTATTTCCTTTATGAGAGAGAGAATGGATAAGGCGATGGAAGAACATCAACTCAATTTCTCTGTAATTGCAACGCCAGCAGAAGGGTTATCAGGAAAGTTTGTGAAAAAAGATAGAGAAGAATTTGGTGTAATTAGCGGTGTGACAAATCATAATTATTATACAAATTCGTTCCATGTACCGGTGTATTACAATATTCAAGCGATAGATAAAATTCGATTAGAAGGACCGTTCCACGCTCTTTGTAATGGCGGACATATTACGTACATTGAACTAGATGGTGCAGCTGTGCATAATCAAAAAGCGTTAAAGCAAATTGTACAAGCGATGGCGCAGTACGGAGTAGGGTACGGTTCAATTAACCATCCTGTCGATCGTTGTAAGTGCTGTAGTTATCATGGCATTATCGGGAATGAATGTCCGAGCTGCGGAAATGAAGATGAGAATGAAATAGAAAGAATTCGCCGCATAACAGGATATCTTGTAGGAGATATGTCAAAATGGAATAGCGCGAAACGTAGTGAAGAGATGGATCGGGTGAAGCATAAATGA
- the plsY gene encoding glycerol-3-phosphate 1-O-acyltransferase PlsY, with translation MVITYLLFIVAYLLGSIPFALVVGKIGYGIDIREHGSGNLGGTNTFRTLGKKAGFIVTIADILKGTLATALPIIFGLDTHPLWFGLAAVLGHVYPIFAKFRGGKAVATSAGVLLCYSPVVFAILAVVFFTLLFTTRYVSLSSMVTAVVAVIASIVSGDKIFIIAMCLLAGMVIYKHRANIGRIINKTEPKANFSKKQK, from the coding sequence ATGGTTATTACATATCTTTTATTTATCGTTGCCTATCTACTCGGTTCGATTCCATTTGCATTAGTCGTTGGAAAAATCGGTTATGGAATCGACATTCGTGAGCATGGAAGCGGTAATCTAGGCGGAACAAATACATTCCGTACATTAGGGAAAAAAGCAGGTTTTATCGTTACAATTGCTGACATTTTAAAAGGCACATTAGCAACAGCTCTACCGATTATTTTCGGATTAGATACGCACCCACTATGGTTTGGATTAGCCGCTGTTCTTGGACATGTCTATCCAATCTTCGCAAAATTCCGCGGAGGGAAAGCAGTTGCAACTTCTGCTGGCGTGCTATTATGCTACTCACCAGTTGTATTTGCAATATTAGCTGTTGTATTTTTCACCCTTTTATTTACAACAAGATACGTATCACTTTCTTCTATGGTAACAGCTGTCGTTGCTGTTATTGCATCAATTGTTAGCGGGGATAAAATCTTCATTATTGCGATGTGTTTATTAGCTGGTATGGTTATTTATAAACACCGTGCAAATATTGGACGAATTATAAATAAAACTGAACCAAAAGCAAACTTTTCAAAAAAGCAAAAATAA
- a CDS encoding trypsin-like peptidase domain-containing protein produces the protein MGYYDGPNLNEEHSETREMKKSGSKKGYFFTGLVGAVVGAVSISFAAPYMPWMQNNAAVSSFNSNQQVEGTVAPVVNKVKGETDLPGMIEGAKDVVVGVINMQKTIDPFAMQPAEQEQTAGTGSGVIYKKSGNKAYIVTNNHVVDGANKLAVKLSDGKQVDAKLVGKDPWLDLAVVEIDGATVNKVATLGDSSKLRAGEKAIAIGNPLGFDGSVTEGIISSKEREIPVDIDGDKRPDWQAQVIQTDAAINPGNSGGALFNQNGELIGINSSKIAQQEVEGIGFAIPVNVAKPVIESLEKDGVVKRPALGVGVASLEDVQAYALNQLKVPKEVTNGVVLAKIYPVSPAEKAGLEQYDLVVALDDQKVENSLQFRKYLYEKKKVGENVEVTFYRNGQKMTKTATLADNSATKNQ, from the coding sequence ATGGGATATTACGACGGACCGAATTTAAATGAAGAGCATAGTGAAACGAGAGAAATGAAAAAATCAGGTAGTAAAAAAGGATATTTTTTCACAGGTTTAGTTGGAGCTGTAGTCGGGGCGGTTTCGATTAGTTTTGCAGCACCTTACATGCCGTGGATGCAAAATAATGCGGCAGTTTCGTCATTCAATTCTAATCAACAAGTAGAAGGTACTGTAGCTCCTGTTGTTAATAAAGTGAAGGGCGAAACTGATTTGCCAGGCATGATTGAAGGCGCAAAGGATGTTGTAGTTGGTGTAATTAATATGCAGAAGACTATTGATCCGTTTGCGATGCAACCGGCAGAACAAGAGCAGACAGCTGGTACAGGATCAGGTGTTATTTATAAAAAGTCAGGAAATAAAGCATATATTGTAACAAATAACCACGTAGTAGACGGTGCAAATAAACTTGCTGTTAAACTGAGCGACGGAAAGCAAGTTGATGCAAAATTAGTTGGTAAGGACCCTTGGTTAGACTTAGCAGTTGTAGAGATTGATGGAGCTACTGTTAATAAAGTTGCAACTTTAGGTGATTCCAGTAAACTTCGTGCTGGTGAAAAAGCAATTGCAATCGGCAACCCACTTGGATTTGACGGCAGCGTAACGGAAGGTATTATCAGTAGTAAAGAACGTGAAATTCCAGTAGATATTGATGGGGACAAACGTCCAGACTGGCAAGCACAAGTTATTCAAACAGATGCAGCGATTAACCCTGGTAATAGTGGCGGTGCATTATTTAACCAAAACGGTGAATTAATTGGAATTAACTCAAGTAAAATTGCGCAGCAAGAAGTTGAGGGGATTGGTTTTGCAATTCCAGTTAATGTTGCAAAACCAGTTATTGAATCGCTTGAAAAAGACGGAGTAGTGAAACGCCCAGCTCTTGGTGTAGGTGTAGCTTCATTAGAAGATGTGCAAGCTTATGCATTAAACCAATTAAAAGTACCAAAAGAAGTAACAAATGGCGTTGTATTAGCTAAAATTTATCCTGTGTCACCGGCAGAAAAAGCTGGCTTAGAGCAATATGATCTTGTAGTAGCATTAGATGATCAAAAAGTAGAAAATTCACTTCAATTCCGTAAATACTTATATGAAAAGAAAAAAGTAGGCGAGAACGTAGAAGTTACATTCTACCGCAACGGTCAAAAAATGACGAAAACAGCTACATTAGCAGATAATTCAGCTACAAAGAATCAATAA
- the parE gene encoding DNA topoisomerase IV subunit B has translation MAKHQFQYNEDAIQVLEGLEAVRKRPGMYIGSTDSRGLHHLVYEIVDNSVDEALAGFGDEISVVIHKDNSISVIDKGRGMPTGMHKLGKPTPEVILTVLHAGGKFGQGGYKTSGGLHGVGASVVNALSEWLVVTIKRDGNIYEQRFENGGTPATTLEKIGKTKESGTTMHFKPDTTIFSTTNYNYETLCERLRESAFLLKGMKISIKDERNDLEDVFHYETGIEAFVSYLNEEKDSIHPVVYFSGEQNGIEAELAFQFNDGYSENILSFVNNVRTKDGGTHEAGFKTAMTRVFNEYARKVSLLKEKDKNLEGTDIREGVAAIVSVRVPEEVLQFEGQTKGKLGTSEARSSIDAIVSEHLAYFLEENPDVATLLVRKAVKAAQAREAARKAREEARTGKKKKKSEGTLSGKLTPAQSRNPQKNELYLVEGDSAGGSAKQGRDRRFQAVLPLRGKVINTEKAKLADIFKNEEINTIIYAIGGGVGNEFAVEDINYDKVVIMTDADTDGAHIQVLLLTFFYRYMKPLIEAGKVFIALPPLYKVSKGKGKSEVIEYAWSDEELDGVTKKVGKGYMLQRYKGLGEMNADQLWETTMNPETRTLIRVKIDDASRAERRVTTLMGDKVEPRRKWIERNVQFGMQEEGNILENEMIMETEVE, from the coding sequence TTGGCGAAGCATCAGTTCCAATACAATGAAGATGCAATTCAAGTGCTAGAAGGACTTGAAGCCGTTCGAAAACGCCCGGGTATGTATATCGGGAGTACGGATAGCCGTGGATTGCATCATTTAGTATATGAAATAGTAGATAACTCCGTTGATGAAGCATTAGCGGGATTTGGCGACGAAATTTCTGTCGTAATACATAAAGATAATAGTATTAGCGTTATTGATAAAGGGCGAGGAATGCCTACGGGAATGCATAAGCTTGGAAAACCGACACCTGAAGTTATTTTAACTGTACTTCATGCTGGTGGTAAGTTTGGCCAAGGAGGCTATAAAACGAGTGGTGGTTTACACGGTGTTGGGGCATCAGTTGTAAACGCCTTGTCAGAATGGCTAGTAGTAACGATTAAGCGTGATGGTAACATTTATGAACAACGCTTTGAAAATGGTGGTACTCCTGCAACAACGTTAGAGAAAATTGGGAAAACGAAAGAATCTGGTACAACAATGCACTTCAAACCAGATACAACTATTTTCAGTACAACAAATTATAATTATGAAACATTATGTGAAAGATTACGTGAATCTGCATTCTTATTAAAAGGAATGAAAATCTCGATAAAAGATGAGCGTAATGATTTAGAAGATGTATTTCATTATGAAACAGGAATTGAAGCTTTCGTTTCATACTTAAACGAAGAGAAAGATTCGATTCATCCAGTTGTATATTTCTCTGGTGAACAAAACGGAATTGAAGCAGAGTTAGCATTCCAGTTTAACGATGGGTATTCAGAAAACATTCTTTCGTTTGTAAATAATGTACGTACAAAAGACGGTGGAACACACGAAGCTGGATTTAAAACAGCAATGACGCGTGTGTTTAATGAGTATGCTCGTAAAGTTTCACTATTAAAAGAAAAAGATAAAAACTTAGAAGGTACAGATATTCGTGAAGGTGTAGCGGCTATCGTTTCTGTACGTGTACCAGAAGAAGTACTTCAGTTTGAGGGACAAACGAAAGGAAAACTAGGTACAAGTGAAGCTCGTTCTTCAATTGATGCAATTGTATCTGAGCATTTAGCTTACTTTTTAGAAGAAAATCCAGATGTTGCTACACTTCTTGTGAGAAAGGCAGTTAAAGCAGCGCAGGCGCGTGAGGCTGCTCGTAAAGCGAGAGAGGAAGCACGTACTGGTAAAAAGAAAAAGAAATCAGAAGGTACATTGAGTGGTAAGTTAACACCTGCACAATCACGTAACCCACAGAAAAATGAACTGTACTTAGTAGAGGGTGACTCTGCAGGTGGTTCTGCGAAACAAGGTCGAGACCGACGTTTCCAAGCGGTATTACCATTACGTGGTAAAGTAATCAATACAGAAAAAGCAAAGCTTGCTGATATCTTTAAAAATGAAGAGATTAATACGATTATATACGCAATTGGCGGCGGTGTAGGGAATGAGTTCGCTGTTGAAGATATAAACTACGATAAAGTTGTTATTATGACCGATGCAGATACGGATGGAGCACATATTCAAGTGTTACTACTGACGTTCTTCTACCGTTATATGAAACCACTTATTGAAGCTGGTAAAGTATTTATCGCACTTCCACCTTTATATAAAGTAAGTAAAGGAAAAGGGAAAAGTGAAGTAATTGAATATGCATGGTCTGATGAAGAATTAGATGGTGTAACGAAAAAGGTCGGTAAAGGCTATATGTTGCAGCGCTATAAAGGACTTGGCGAAATGAATGCCGATCAATTATGGGAAACAACGATGAACCCTGAAACACGTACGTTAATTCGTGTGAAAATTGACGATGCATCAAGAGCTGAGCGCCGAGTTACGACATTGATGGGGGATAAAGTAGAACCTCGTCGTAAATGGATTGAGCGTAATGTACAATTTGGCATGCAAGAAGAAGGAAATATTTTAGAAAATGAAATGATTATGGAGACGGAGGTGGAATAA
- the parC gene encoding DNA topoisomerase IV subunit A, whose product MQAEKFHDLPLEDVLGDRFARYSKYIIQDRALPDARDGLKPVQRRILYSMYVEGNVHDKAFRKSAKTVGNVIGNYHPHGDSSVYEAMVRLSQTWKVRNVLVEMHGNNGSVDGDPAAAMRYTEARLSPIASELLRDLDKETVEFVSNFDDTSEEPVVLPAMFPNLLVNGSTGISAGYATEIPPHHLGEVIDATMMRIDNPNSTVDDLLTVIKGPDFPTGGIIQGIDGIKKAYETGKGKIIIRGKAEVETIRGGKQQIVITEIPYEVNKANLVKKMDELRLDKKLDGIAEVRDETDRTGLRIVVELKKEVNAEGILNYLYKNTDLQIPYNFNMVAINYRRPTLMTLPKILDAYIGHQKEVVTRRSQYELRKAENRQHIVEGLKKALSILDEVIETIRASKDKRNAKDNLSAKFGFTEAQSEAIVSLQLYRLTNTDITALEQEAAELNKKIIELQSILQSEKRLLQVIKTDLKRVKKTYSDDRRAIIEEEIEEIKIDVEVMIPQEDVIVTVTKEGYVKRTGWRSHNASNGKDFGMKEGDILLERFDTNTTETVLLFTNKGNYIYLPVYEMPEIRWKDLGQHVANLVSLERDEALIWATVVPNFEEEKRFIVFVTRNGMIKKTELNQYKVQRYSRAFVAVNLKKDDEVVDIFATDGTSDIVLATHGAYALVFNEEEVSPVGVRAAGVKAINLKEDDYVASGKPLNGEKDQLILVTQRGAVKRIKASEIEKSTRAKRGLVIFKELKRNPYRIVGIEIVRDDELVYMKTEKHIVEEIDPKAFRNKDRYSNGSLVLDVNDTGEVIETWTKKRT is encoded by the coding sequence ATGCAGGCAGAGAAGTTTCATGACCTCCCGCTTGAAGACGTGTTAGGTGACCGCTTTGCACGTTATAGTAAATATATTATTCAAGACCGCGCGCTTCCAGATGCGCGTGACGGTTTAAAACCGGTACAAAGACGTATTTTATATTCTATGTATGTAGAAGGAAACGTACATGATAAAGCGTTTCGTAAATCAGCTAAAACAGTAGGTAATGTTATCGGTAATTATCATCCACATGGTGATTCCTCTGTATATGAGGCGATGGTACGTTTAAGTCAAACTTGGAAAGTACGTAATGTTTTAGTTGAAATGCATGGAAATAACGGTAGCGTTGATGGGGATCCAGCAGCGGCAATGCGTTATACAGAAGCACGTTTATCACCAATTGCATCTGAGTTATTACGTGATCTTGATAAAGAAACAGTAGAATTTGTTTCAAACTTCGATGATACAAGTGAAGAACCAGTTGTATTACCGGCAATGTTCCCAAACTTATTAGTGAACGGATCGACAGGGATTTCAGCTGGTTATGCAACAGAAATTCCTCCGCATCACCTTGGAGAAGTAATTGATGCGACGATGATGCGAATTGATAATCCGAATAGTACTGTTGATGATTTATTAACAGTTATTAAAGGACCAGATTTCCCAACAGGCGGTATTATTCAAGGGATTGATGGTATTAAAAAAGCGTACGAAACAGGGAAAGGTAAAATTATTATTCGCGGAAAAGCAGAAGTTGAAACGATTCGTGGTGGAAAGCAACAAATCGTTATTACAGAAATTCCGTACGAAGTAAATAAAGCGAACCTTGTTAAAAAGATGGATGAATTACGTCTAGATAAAAAGCTAGATGGAATTGCTGAAGTGCGTGATGAGACGGACCGTACGGGTCTTCGCATCGTTGTAGAATTAAAAAAAGAAGTAAATGCTGAAGGTATTTTAAATTATTTATATAAGAATACAGATTTACAAATTCCATATAATTTTAATATGGTAGCGATAAATTATCGTCGTCCAACACTTATGACATTACCTAAAATTTTGGATGCATATATTGGACATCAAAAAGAAGTTGTTACGAGACGTTCACAATATGAATTACGAAAAGCAGAAAATCGTCAACATATTGTAGAAGGTTTAAAGAAAGCACTATCGATTTTAGATGAAGTGATTGAAACGATCCGTGCTTCTAAAGATAAACGTAATGCGAAAGATAACTTAAGTGCAAAATTTGGCTTTACAGAAGCGCAATCAGAAGCGATAGTTTCATTACAATTATATCGTTTAACGAATACAGATATTACAGCGCTAGAACAAGAAGCAGCTGAACTTAATAAGAAAATTATAGAGTTACAGTCGATTTTACAAAGTGAAAAAAGACTTCTTCAAGTTATTAAAACAGATTTGAAGAGAGTGAAGAAAACATATAGTGATGATCGCCGTGCGATAATTGAAGAGGAAATTGAAGAAATTAAAATCGATGTGGAAGTGATGATTCCGCAAGAAGATGTCATCGTTACTGTAACGAAAGAAGGATATGTGAAACGAACAGGTTGGCGTTCGCATAATGCATCGAACGGGAAAGACTTCGGTATGAAAGAGGGTGACATCTTACTTGAGCGTTTCGATACAAACACGACAGAAACCGTTCTTTTATTTACGAACAAAGGAAATTATATTTATCTTCCTGTATATGAAATGCCAGAAATTCGTTGGAAAGATTTAGGTCAACACGTTGCGAATCTTGTTTCACTCGAGCGAGATGAAGCGTTAATTTGGGCAACAGTCGTACCGAATTTTGAAGAAGAAAAACGATTTATCGTATTTGTTACACGAAACGGTATGATTAAGAAAACAGAATTAAATCAATATAAAGTGCAGCGTTATTCCCGGGCGTTCGTTGCTGTAAATCTGAAAAAAGATGATGAAGTTGTTGATATATTTGCGACAGATGGGACAAGTGATATTGTTCTTGCAACACATGGTGCATATGCACTTGTATTCAATGAAGAAGAAGTAAGTCCAGTTGGTGTAAGAGCAGCTGGTGTGAAAGCAATTAATTTAAAAGAAGATGACTATGTTGCTTCTGGTAAACCGTTAAATGGTGAAAAAGATCAACTTATTCTCGTTACGCAGCGAGGTGCTGTGAAACGTATAAAGGCATCGGAAATTGAGAAATCAACGAGGGCGAAGCGCGGCCTTGTAATTTTTAAAGAGTTAAAGCGTAATCCGTACCGCATTGTCGGTATTGAAATTGTTCGAGATGATGAATTAGTTTACATGAAGACAGAGAAACACATTGTAGAAGAAATTGATCCGAAAGCGTTTCGAAATAAAGACCGGTATAGTAATGGTAGTTTAGTACTAGATGTTAATGATACTGGTGAAGTAATTGAAACGTGGACGAAGAAAAGAACGTAA
- a CDS encoding response regulator transcription factor, whose translation MNKTVLLVEDERRLREIVSDYFRNEGFEVIEAEDGKKALELFAEHTIDLIMLDIMLPEIDGWSVCRRIRKESAVPIIMLTARSDEDDTLLGFELGADEYVTKPFSPKVLVARAKTLLKRADGAIGVSEENTMSLAGIEVNRLSRTVLVDGEEIILTHKEFELLVYLMENKGIVLSRQHLLDQLWGYDYYGDDRTVDTHIKKLRNKLGDKAKHIGTVIRVGYKFEE comes from the coding sequence ATGAATAAAACAGTATTACTTGTTGAAGATGAAAGAAGATTACGTGAAATTGTTAGTGATTATTTTCGTAATGAAGGCTTTGAAGTAATCGAAGCGGAAGATGGAAAAAAAGCGCTAGAATTATTTGCTGAACATACAATTGATTTAATTATGTTAGATATTATGTTACCTGAAATAGATGGTTGGTCTGTTTGTAGACGAATTAGAAAAGAGTCAGCGGTACCAATTATTATGCTGACAGCACGTTCTGATGAGGATGATACATTACTAGGCTTTGAACTAGGTGCAGATGAATATGTAACAAAACCTTTTAGTCCGAAAGTGTTAGTAGCTCGTGCAAAGACGTTATTGAAACGTGCGGATGGAGCGATAGGAGTATCAGAAGAAAATACTATGTCATTAGCTGGAATAGAAGTGAATCGACTATCTAGAACAGTTTTAGTAGATGGAGAAGAAATTATATTGACACATAAGGAGTTTGAGCTTCTCGTTTATTTAATGGAGAACAAAGGAATTGTGTTGTCACGCCAACATTTATTAGATCAGTTATGGGGATATGATTACTACGGTGATGACCGAACGGTTGATACACATATTAAAAAACTGCGAAATAAGCTAGGAGATAAGGCGAAGCATATCGGTACTGTCATTCGAGTGGGTTACAAGTTTGAAGAATAA
- the nrdG gene encoding anaerobic ribonucleoside-triphosphate reductase activating protein: MKVMNIIHDSVVDGEGLRTVVFFAGCPHRCIGCHNPKSWNVCNGTEMTVEEIVKEIEKNSLTDVTFSGGDPFFQATEVKKVAKAVKDLKKNLWIYTGYTLEEIQSAQNNDMIELLHYGDVLVDGRFELDKKDLTLPFRGSSNQRIIRLKE, encoded by the coding sequence ATGAAAGTTATGAATATCATTCATGATAGTGTAGTAGATGGAGAAGGGTTGCGGACAGTCGTGTTTTTTGCGGGCTGTCCGCATCGTTGTATCGGTTGCCATAATCCGAAATCATGGAATGTTTGCAATGGGACTGAAATGACGGTAGAAGAAATTGTGAAAGAGATTGAAAAAAATTCATTAACTGATGTAACATTTTCAGGTGGAGATCCATTTTTTCAAGCTACTGAAGTGAAAAAAGTAGCAAAAGCAGTGAAGGATTTGAAAAAAAATCTATGGATTTATACAGGTTACACGTTAGAAGAGATACAGAGTGCTCAAAATAATGATATGATAGAATTGTTACATTATGGGGATGTTTTGGTCGATGGAAGATTTGAACTTGATAAAAAAGATTTAACACTTCCATTTCGCGGAAGCTCCAATCAACGTATTATTCGATTGAAAGAGTAA
- a CDS encoding oxidoreductase, whose amino-acid sequence MKKIGVGIVGFGFSSTTFHIPLLQTIKEYDIRAILSSKEEVVKQALPNTEVVGTIDELVNRADIDLVVITSPNTTHFPYVKEAIVHGKHVVVEKPFVVSIEEGEELISLAKQHNVVLSVYHNRRFDNDFLTIKKLLEENRVGNVYAYEAHFDRFRPHVRDRWREKNLPGSGILYDLGSHLMDQALSLFGKPDAINADVIKQRPGAEIDDYFHVVLHYGVKRVILHSSSYVKQAGPHFTLHGDKGSIVKYGMDSQEEQLKNGMKPGDNGYGTDSEENFATLETEEKLERIPTEVGCYDMYYKGVRDSIVNGEKPPVTAEEGLEVIRLIQLAIESSETGRVISVK is encoded by the coding sequence ATGAAAAAAATAGGTGTAGGGATTGTCGGATTTGGATTTTCTAGTACAACATTTCACATCCCGTTATTACAAACGATAAAAGAATACGATATTCGTGCTATTTTATCATCAAAAGAAGAAGTAGTGAAACAAGCATTACCAAATACTGAAGTTGTTGGTACAATTGATGAATTAGTAAATCGGGCTGATATTGACTTAGTGGTCATTACTTCACCAAATACAACTCATTTTCCATATGTAAAAGAAGCGATTGTACACGGTAAGCATGTTGTTGTGGAAAAACCATTCGTTGTTTCAATTGAAGAGGGAGAAGAACTTATTTCATTAGCGAAGCAACATAATGTCGTTTTAAGTGTGTATCACAACCGTCGTTTTGATAATGATTTCTTAACGATAAAGAAATTATTAGAAGAAAACAGAGTAGGGAATGTATACGCATATGAAGCGCATTTCGATCGTTTCCGCCCACATGTACGTGACCGCTGGAGAGAAAAGAATTTACCAGGTTCAGGTATATTATATGATTTAGGATCGCATTTAATGGATCAAGCATTATCATTATTCGGGAAACCAGATGCGATAAATGCAGATGTAATAAAACAACGCCCAGGTGCAGAAATTGATGATTATTTCCATGTTGTACTTCACTACGGAGTAAAGCGTGTCATTTTACATAGTAGCAGTTACGTAAAACAAGCTGGACCACATTTTACATTACATGGAGACAAAGGTTCTATCGTGAAGTATGGTATGGATTCACAAGAAGAGCAGTTGAAAAATGGAATGAAGCCGGGCGACAATGGTTATGGCACAGACTCTGAAGAGAATTTTGCTACTTTAGAAACGGAAGAAAAGTTAGAGCGTATTCCAACAGAAGTCGGCTGTTATGACATGTATTATAAAGGTGTAAGAGATAGTATTGTAAATGGTGAGAAACCACCTGTAACAGCAGAAGAAGGCTTGGAAGTTATTAGACTGATTCAATTGGCAATTGAAAGTAGTGAAACTGGTAGAGTCATTTCAGTGAAATAA
- a CDS encoding CoA-binding protein, whose translation MTIENPTRTEIGEVLKKSKTIAVVGLSDKPERTSYMVSKAMQDAGYRIIPVNPTVDEVLGEKAVSSLTDIKEHVDIVNVFRRSEFLKDVGKEFVEIDADVFWAQLGVQDEDTYKLLQEKGYTVIMDRCIKVEHAMTK comes from the coding sequence ATGACAATTGAAAACCCAACTCGTACGGAAATTGGTGAAGTATTGAAGAAAAGTAAAACGATTGCAGTTGTTGGATTATCAGATAAGCCAGAACGCACATCATATATGGTTTCAAAAGCAATGCAAGATGCTGGGTACCGTATTATACCAGTAAATCCAACAGTAGATGAAGTACTCGGAGAAAAGGCGGTTTCTTCACTGACGGATATTAAAGAACATGTTGATATCGTAAATGTATTTCGTCGCTCAGAATTTTTAAAGGATGTTGGGAAAGAGTTTGTAGAGATTGATGCAGATGTTTTCTGGGCACAATTAGGAGTACAAGATGAAGATACATATAAACTTTTACAAGAAAAAGGCTATACTGTAATCATGGATCGTTGTATTAAAGTAGAGCATGCGATGACAAAATAG